In a genomic window of Pedobacter sp. KBS0701:
- a CDS encoding cation diffusion facilitator family transporter has translation MEPLKRSSSAEAIRTTQLGIIISIVLIFVKGISGHLGQSYALIADATESGADVISSGLLWIALKYAQRPADKGHPYGHGKAEPVAAILIGFFLLAAAGWIGYHSVEFIRTPHDIPRKYTLIVLAIVVLTKEILFRYVYSIGKRLGSQAVIADAYHHRSDAITSIAAFIGISLAIFLGKGYEGLDDWAALIACLFIIYNAFKIIRPAFEEIMDKAPSDELVSAISHIASLHVEVKRVEKCFVRKMGLDYYVDMHIEVDGNINVFHAHSVAHQVKDELLASELHIKDALIHVEPYDL, from the coding sequence ATGGAGCCTTTAAAAAGAAGCTCATCTGCGGAGGCTATCCGCACCACCCAGTTGGGCATTATCATCAGTATTGTCCTGATTTTTGTCAAAGGTATCTCTGGCCACCTGGGCCAGTCCTATGCACTTATTGCCGATGCCACAGAGTCTGGTGCAGATGTAATCAGTTCAGGGCTGCTCTGGATTGCACTTAAATATGCACAGCGGCCAGCTGATAAGGGCCATCCATACGGACATGGTAAGGCTGAACCGGTGGCAGCCATCCTTATCGGATTTTTTCTGCTTGCAGCTGCAGGCTGGATCGGCTACCATTCGGTCGAATTCATTCGCACGCCGCATGATATTCCCAGGAAATATACCCTTATTGTACTTGCAATTGTTGTTTTGACAAAAGAGATCCTCTTTCGCTACGTATATTCTATTGGCAAAAGATTAGGCAGCCAGGCGGTGATTGCAGATGCCTATCACCATAGGAGTGATGCGATCACTTCAATTGCTGCATTCATAGGAATTTCTTTAGCCATTTTCCTGGGAAAGGGTTATGAAGGTCTTGATGACTGGGCAGCACTGATCGCCTGCCTTTTTATCATCTATAATGCTTTTAAGATCATCCGCCCGGCCTTTGAAGAGATCATGGATAAGGCGCCTTCTGATGAACTCGTTTCAGCAATCAGTCATATTGCTTCTCTGCATGTGGAAGTAAAAAGAGTGGAGAAGTGTTTTGTAAGAAAAATGGGCCTTGATTATTACGTAGATATGCATATCGAGGTGGATGGCAATATTAATGTGTTCCACGCCCATTCGGTCGCCCATCAGGTCAAAGATGAGCTTCTGGCATCAGAACTGCATATCAAAGACGCACTCATTCACGTTGAACCTTATGATTTATAA